A section of the Kribbella sp. HUAS MG21 genome encodes:
- a CDS encoding VOC family protein yields MTQVAEQPGSTAGRLGSVVLECQDPLELAQFYSALLGLEIDENGDDDWRSLTGPGSSLGNSSLAFRRSEEYVPATWPGTDAQDLHLDLIVEDLSSGHATVVALGAEPLDPLDPPPAENARGWRIYADPAGHPFRICLE; encoded by the coding sequence ATGACGCAGGTGGCAGAGCAGCCGGGCAGTACTGCCGGGCGGCTCGGCTCGGTGGTCCTGGAGTGCCAGGACCCGCTCGAGCTCGCCCAGTTCTACTCGGCGCTGCTGGGGCTGGAGATCGACGAGAACGGTGACGACGACTGGCGGAGCCTGACCGGCCCCGGCTCGTCGTTGGGCAACTCGTCGCTGGCCTTCCGGCGTTCGGAGGAGTACGTGCCGGCCACGTGGCCCGGCACCGACGCGCAGGACCTCCATCTCGACCTGATCGTCGAGGACCTCTCGAGCGGCCACGCCACCGTGGTCGCCCTCGGGGCCGAGCCGCTCGACCCGCTGGACCCGCCGCCGGCCGAGAACGCTCGCGGCTGGCGGATCTACGCCGACCCGGCAGGTCATCCGTTCCGGATCTGCCTCGAGTGA
- a CDS encoding beta-N-acetylhexosaminidase has protein sequence MIPQPTAQQALPDETFTLPPDATIGLTDPALRTIADGLAARLRRSTGYALPVQDGTGTITLSTDGPESLGAEGYELCADTSGVTIKATTAEGVFRGVTTLRQLLPAKAEAGTAQDGPWEIAGTTITDTPRYGYRGVMLDVTRHFFPVDQVKHFIDLVSLYKINRLHLHLSDDQGWRIQIDSWPRLTEYGGSLQVGGGAGGAYTKADYAEIVRYAAAHYITVVPEIDTPGHTNAALASYPELNPDGVAPKLYTETKVGFSTLTVGLDRTYEFLDDVFREVAEQTPGEVVHLGGDEAHSTPHSDYLTFVPKAAELVVKQGKTVMGWHEIADGPLPAGTVVQYWGTEDEKAQALALKAVEQGASLVLSPANRAYLDMKYHEETPLGLQWAGLVSVQQAYDWNPATLIPNVPAEAVIGVEAPLWTETLDDLAKVEFMVFPRLPGIAELGWSAEDALDWATYKDRLAAQAPRWEVLGVNFYRAPEIDWR, from the coding sequence ATGATTCCGCAGCCCACGGCGCAGCAGGCGCTCCCCGACGAGACGTTCACGCTGCCGCCCGACGCCACCATCGGCCTCACCGATCCCGCCCTCCGGACGATCGCCGACGGGCTCGCCGCCCGGCTGCGCCGGTCGACCGGTTACGCCCTGCCGGTCCAGGACGGGACCGGCACGATCACCCTGTCCACCGACGGCCCGGAGTCCCTCGGCGCCGAAGGCTACGAGCTCTGCGCGGACACCTCCGGCGTGACGATCAAGGCCACGACCGCCGAGGGCGTGTTCCGCGGCGTCACCACACTCCGCCAGCTGCTGCCCGCGAAGGCCGAGGCCGGCACCGCCCAGGACGGGCCGTGGGAGATCGCCGGTACGACGATCACCGACACGCCGCGGTACGGCTACCGCGGCGTGATGCTCGACGTCACCCGGCACTTCTTCCCCGTCGACCAGGTGAAGCACTTCATCGACCTCGTGTCGCTTTACAAGATCAACCGGCTGCACCTGCACCTGTCCGACGACCAGGGCTGGCGGATCCAGATCGACTCCTGGCCGCGGCTCACCGAGTACGGCGGAAGCCTGCAGGTCGGAGGCGGCGCCGGCGGCGCGTACACGAAGGCCGACTACGCCGAGATCGTCCGGTACGCCGCCGCGCACTACATCACCGTCGTACCCGAGATCGACACTCCGGGGCACACGAACGCGGCGCTGGCGTCGTACCCCGAGCTCAACCCGGACGGCGTGGCGCCGAAGCTCTACACCGAGACGAAGGTCGGGTTCAGCACGCTGACGGTCGGGCTGGACCGTACGTACGAGTTCCTCGACGACGTGTTCCGCGAGGTGGCCGAGCAGACGCCGGGTGAGGTCGTCCACCTGGGCGGCGACGAGGCGCACTCGACGCCGCACTCGGACTACCTGACGTTCGTTCCGAAGGCGGCCGAGCTGGTCGTCAAGCAGGGCAAGACGGTGATGGGCTGGCACGAGATCGCGGACGGCCCGCTGCCGGCCGGGACCGTCGTGCAGTACTGGGGCACCGAGGACGAGAAGGCGCAGGCGCTCGCGCTGAAGGCCGTCGAGCAGGGCGCGAGCCTCGTCCTGTCCCCCGCGAACCGCGCCTACCTGGACATGAAGTACCACGAGGAGACGCCGCTGGGCCTGCAGTGGGCCGGCCTCGTCAGCGTGCAGCAGGCCTACGACTGGAACCCGGCCACGCTGATCCCGAACGTGCCCGCGGAGGCCGTCATCGGCGTCGAGGCGCCGCTCTGGACCGAGACGCTCGACGACCTGGCGAAGGTCGAGTTCATGGTCTTCCCGCGGCTACCGGGGATCGCGGAGCTCGGCTGGTCGGCGGAGGACGCGCTCGACTGGGCGACGTACAAGGACCGGCTCGCCGCGCAGGCGCCACGCTGGGAGGTGCTCGGCGTGAACTTCTACCGGGCTCCGGAGATCGACTGGCGCTAG
- a CDS encoding WYL domain-containing protein, which produces MDTATRLLRLLSLLHSRPQWDGAELAARLEVTPRTVRRDVTRLRSLGYPIDAEAGIGGGYRLGPGGRLPPLLLEDAEAVAIAVGLRVATTTTVSGVEEAALSALAKLHQVLPARLSEQVDAIAAHTTQLPQGELPAVDGDVLVTLAAGCRHVEGIRFRYRTHDGSQSERSVEPLQIVHTGRRWYLVARDRDRQAWRTFRVDRITQPVLTGSRYRFDDPPDPVALVAQGTAITPWDIVARLRVHAPATTVVKRIPPSQGVVEEIDEDTCEVRFAANALGPLITQVGWISWPFEILDPPELREAVHEHARRLLDA; this is translated from the coding sequence ATGGACACCGCGACCCGGCTCCTCCGGCTGTTGTCCTTGCTGCACTCGCGTCCCCAGTGGGACGGCGCCGAGCTGGCCGCGAGGCTCGAGGTCACGCCCCGGACCGTACGGCGGGACGTCACACGGCTCCGTTCCCTCGGCTACCCGATCGACGCCGAAGCCGGGATCGGCGGTGGCTACCGGCTCGGGCCGGGCGGCCGGCTGCCGCCGTTGCTGCTCGAGGACGCGGAGGCGGTGGCGATCGCGGTCGGCCTGCGCGTCGCGACGACCACAACGGTGTCCGGGGTGGAAGAGGCCGCGCTGTCGGCGCTGGCCAAGCTCCACCAGGTGCTACCGGCTCGCCTGAGCGAGCAGGTCGACGCGATCGCCGCCCACACCACGCAGCTGCCCCAGGGCGAGCTGCCGGCGGTCGACGGCGACGTACTGGTCACGCTGGCGGCCGGCTGCCGGCACGTCGAGGGGATCCGGTTCCGCTACCGGACGCACGACGGGAGCCAGTCCGAGCGCAGCGTCGAGCCGTTGCAGATCGTGCACACCGGGCGCCGCTGGTACCTCGTCGCGCGCGACCGCGACCGGCAGGCCTGGCGGACGTTCCGTGTCGACCGCATCACCCAGCCGGTCCTCACCGGGTCGCGGTACCGCTTCGACGACCCGCCGGACCCGGTCGCGCTCGTTGCCCAGGGCACCGCGATCACCCCGTGGGACATCGTCGCCCGGCTACGCGTCCACGCTCCGGCCACGACCGTCGTCAAGCGGATCCCGCCGAGCCAGGGCGTGGTCGAGGAGATCGACGAGGACACCTGCGAGGTCCGCTTCGCCGCCAACGCCCTCGGCCCGTTGATCACCCAGGTCGGCTGGATCTCCTGGCCCTTCGAGATCCTCGATCCACCCGAGCTCCGCGAGGCAGTCCACGAGCACGCCCGCCGGCTGCTCGACGCCTAG
- a CDS encoding CGNR zinc finger domain-containing protein — MTDSSHAEFRIVGGHPALDLVNTVSPRLRGGEPAHDYLTSPAELLAWSRRIELVDLRDYSAVEGTWRSAPELAAKALGATLEIREATYDVLAPRAESAAVAVDGVKRTEASAFERLMLRWSAAAARSMLIPDPARSRGVAELVVGTSPAQLIPDRLVVAAVELVRTVELRQLRACPVADGGCGWLFLDRSRNHSRRWCAMEDCGTRAKIRKLGERRRATGVRPD; from the coding sequence ATGACCGACAGTTCTCACGCGGAATTCCGCATCGTGGGCGGTCACCCGGCGCTCGACCTCGTGAACACGGTCAGCCCGCGGCTGCGCGGCGGCGAGCCGGCGCACGACTACCTCACCTCGCCGGCCGAACTGCTCGCCTGGAGCCGCCGGATCGAGCTCGTCGACCTGCGCGACTACAGCGCCGTCGAGGGCACCTGGCGGTCCGCGCCGGAGCTCGCCGCGAAGGCGCTGGGCGCGACGCTGGAGATCCGCGAGGCGACGTACGACGTGCTCGCGCCGCGCGCCGAGAGCGCCGCGGTAGCGGTCGACGGCGTCAAGCGCACCGAGGCATCCGCCTTCGAGCGCTTGATGCTGCGCTGGTCGGCGGCGGCCGCCCGGTCGATGCTGATCCCGGACCCGGCGCGGTCGCGCGGGGTCGCCGAGCTGGTCGTCGGTACGTCGCCGGCGCAGCTGATCCCGGACCGGCTCGTGGTGGCCGCGGTCGAGCTGGTGCGGACGGTGGAGCTGCGCCAGCTGCGGGCGTGCCCGGTCGCGGACGGCGGCTGCGGCTGGCTGTTCCTGGACCGCAGCCGGAACCACTCGCGGCGCTGGTGCGCGATGGAGGACTGCGGGACCCGCGCCAAGATCCGCAAGCTCGGCGAGCGCCGACGTGCTACCGGCGTACGCCCGGATTAG
- a CDS encoding DinB family protein: protein MTTTEHLLDLSDFAWQRLRDRLTGLTDEEYFWEPFDGCWSIHESADGFVADGAAIPPKPAPFTTLAWRITHIVDILQEDRTATWFGQQPAADDGQPPVPGSAAAALAALDHAYDVWRRRLAALTEDVLSRPMGAVAGPYAEHDGTSFALHILDELIHHGAEVGAVRDFYRGARAEDPFADALAGERTPAEHPALLAEAAAAQRWDVVPQLADLGFDVNARTADGFTAAHLAAGTGSLDTLRFLVERGADVSLTDPRYDADVLGWANWFQQTEAADYLTARTHAGSDA, encoded by the coding sequence ATGACCACCACAGAGCACCTGCTGGACCTGTCCGACTTCGCCTGGCAGCGCCTTCGTGACCGTCTCACCGGGCTGACCGACGAGGAGTACTTCTGGGAGCCCTTCGACGGCTGCTGGTCGATCCACGAGAGCGCGGACGGGTTCGTGGCCGATGGGGCGGCGATCCCGCCGAAGCCAGCGCCGTTCACCACCCTGGCATGGCGGATCACCCACATCGTCGACATCCTGCAGGAGGACCGTACGGCGACCTGGTTCGGCCAGCAGCCCGCGGCTGACGACGGCCAACCGCCGGTGCCGGGGTCGGCCGCGGCCGCGCTGGCAGCCCTCGACCACGCGTACGACGTCTGGCGCCGGCGGCTGGCCGCGCTCACCGAGGACGTCCTGTCCCGGCCGATGGGCGCCGTCGCGGGACCGTACGCCGAGCACGACGGCACGTCGTTCGCGCTGCACATCCTGGACGAACTCATCCACCACGGCGCGGAAGTCGGCGCGGTCCGCGACTTCTACCGCGGAGCGCGCGCCGAGGACCCGTTCGCGGATGCCCTCGCCGGCGAGCGCACACCCGCCGAACACCCGGCCCTGCTCGCCGAGGCAGCGGCCGCACAGCGCTGGGACGTCGTTCCCCAGCTTGCCGACCTGGGCTTCGACGTCAACGCGCGGACGGCGGACGGGTTCACCGCGGCGCACCTCGCCGCGGGCACCGGATCGCTCGACACGCTGCGGTTCCTGGTCGAGCGTGGCGCGGACGTGTCGCTGACCGATCCGCGGTACGACGCCGACGTCCTCGGCTGGGCGAACTGGTTCCAGCAGACCGAGGCCGCCGACTACCTCACGGCACGAACGCACGCTGGGAGCGATGCCTGA
- a CDS encoding phytanoyl-CoA dioxygenase family protein, protein MYETDGYVIFRDVIDQDLIKEVNDHVEWLQARHPDVRPEQLGHVYLKDDPFWVRLVSDDRLVDIAEQFVGPDIALFASHYISKPPYSGQPVLWHQDAAFWPLDPMEVVTLWLAVDHSTPGNGCVRVIPGSHRSEVAGMRDNTAVESVLGKEIAVEVDESQAVDMVLAPGDVEVHHPNIVHGSNANTSPHRRCGLTIRYIPTSTRITDPETPYPSAFHLRGEPGVNSYQPRPRYVEGRHFPFRGA, encoded by the coding sequence ATGTACGAAACAGACGGATACGTCATCTTCCGCGACGTCATCGACCAGGACCTGATCAAGGAGGTGAACGATCATGTCGAGTGGCTGCAGGCCCGCCATCCCGACGTACGGCCCGAGCAGCTCGGGCACGTCTACCTCAAGGACGATCCGTTCTGGGTCCGGCTGGTGAGCGACGACCGGCTGGTCGACATCGCCGAGCAGTTCGTCGGCCCGGACATCGCACTGTTCGCCTCGCACTACATCTCCAAGCCGCCGTACTCCGGCCAGCCGGTGCTCTGGCACCAGGACGCCGCCTTCTGGCCGCTCGACCCGATGGAGGTCGTCACGCTCTGGCTCGCGGTCGACCACTCGACGCCGGGGAACGGCTGCGTCCGGGTGATCCCGGGCAGTCACCGCTCGGAGGTGGCCGGGATGCGCGACAACACCGCGGTGGAGAGCGTGCTCGGCAAGGAGATCGCGGTCGAGGTCGACGAGTCGCAGGCCGTCGACATGGTGCTCGCGCCGGGCGACGTCGAGGTACACCACCCGAACATCGTGCACGGCAGCAACGCGAACACCTCCCCGCACCGGCGCTGCGGGCTGACGATCCGGTACATCCCGACGTCGACGCGGATCACCGATCCGGAGACGCCGTACCCGAGCGCCTTCCACCTGCGCGGCGAGCCCGGGGTGAACAGCTACCAGCCGCGGCCGCGGTACGTCGAGGGACGGCACTTCCCGTTCCGCGGCGCCTGA
- a CDS encoding fructosamine kinase family protein: MSFVKSRPDAPAGFFEVEAAGLRWLAVPGGVPVAEPLDVAPDRLTTTRLDSCPPTEAAAEEFGRRLAVTHDAGASHFGVPPDGWDGDGYIGTLPLPHTASPTSWGEFYANLRLRPYLRAAHDQGLRLDGFERVCTRLEAGTYDDPSDGPARIHGDLWSGNVLWTPSGVHLIDPAAHGGHRETDLAMLALFGLPRLERVLQAYDEAHPLADGWRDRIGLHQLHPLLVHVVLFGGGYVAQAVELAHRY; the protein is encoded by the coding sequence ATGAGCTTTGTGAAGAGCCGGCCTGACGCGCCTGCCGGATTCTTCGAGGTCGAAGCGGCCGGCCTGCGGTGGCTCGCCGTACCGGGCGGGGTGCCGGTGGCCGAGCCGCTCGACGTCGCGCCCGACCGCCTCACGACGACCAGGCTCGACAGTTGTCCACCGACCGAAGCGGCCGCGGAGGAGTTCGGTCGGCGGCTCGCTGTCACGCATGACGCCGGCGCCAGCCACTTCGGCGTACCGCCGGACGGTTGGGACGGCGACGGTTACATCGGCACACTGCCGCTGCCGCACACTGCCTCGCCGACATCCTGGGGTGAGTTCTACGCCAACCTGCGCTTGCGACCGTACCTGAGGGCCGCCCACGACCAGGGCCTCCGGCTCGACGGCTTCGAGCGAGTCTGCACGCGGCTCGAGGCCGGGACGTACGACGACCCGTCCGACGGACCGGCCCGGATCCACGGCGACCTGTGGTCCGGGAACGTGCTCTGGACACCGAGCGGCGTCCACCTGATCGACCCGGCCGCACACGGCGGGCACCGCGAGACGGACCTCGCCATGCTCGCGCTCTTCGGCCTTCCCCGGCTGGAGCGGGTACTGCAGGCGTACGACGAGGCACACCCGCTGGCCGACGGCTGGCGGGACCGAATCGGGCTCCACCAACTGCATCCGTTGCTGGTCCATGTCGTGCTGTTCGGCGGCGGCTACGTGGCACAGGCCGTCGAGCTCGCCCACCGGTATTGA
- a CDS encoding MFS transporter, with translation MPLPTRRANAALAFLGVSTFSFVTIEVLPIGLLTVIADDLGRSRSQVGLLVTGYAAVVVLASIPLARLTHHLPRRQVLAGTLGVLTVATALSAVAPSYELLFAARLVIGLSQALFWSIAPPIATSLFPPEFRGRVVARLAIGTALAPILGIPLGTLLGEHAGWRVPFFVMTALGAAACLGIVALLPRAEVQDSPSRRGSSPDLRRYVVLIVASAVGVTGFLTFNTYVTPFLLDITGFSSGALGPMLLASGAGGLAGTLIVGRLLDRYPWASTVCPLGLITVGLLALYGLGQFKIVTVALIAVIGLAFSGLAVAVQSRTLQVAPGSTDIASAGTSSAFNIGIAAGAFVGGALIDTTTVRAVALVGGLLTAAAALVMLCEPLVARRRRAVPECAHELCEEPA, from the coding sequence ATGCCCCTCCCGACCCGCCGGGCCAACGCCGCGCTGGCGTTCCTCGGCGTCTCGACGTTCTCGTTCGTGACCATCGAGGTGCTCCCGATCGGCCTGCTGACCGTGATCGCGGACGATCTCGGGCGCTCGCGCTCGCAGGTCGGCCTGCTCGTCACCGGGTACGCGGCCGTCGTCGTCCTCGCCTCGATCCCGCTGGCGCGGCTGACGCATCACCTGCCCCGGCGCCAGGTGCTGGCCGGCACGCTCGGGGTGCTGACCGTCGCCACCGCGCTCTCCGCCGTCGCCCCGTCGTACGAGCTGCTGTTCGCCGCGCGGCTGGTGATCGGCCTGTCGCAAGCGCTGTTCTGGTCGATCGCTCCCCCGATCGCGACCAGCCTGTTCCCGCCGGAGTTCCGCGGCCGGGTGGTCGCCAGGCTCGCGATCGGGACCGCGCTCGCGCCGATCCTCGGCATCCCGCTGGGCACGCTCCTCGGCGAGCACGCCGGCTGGCGGGTGCCATTCTTCGTGATGACCGCGCTCGGCGCAGCCGCGTGTCTCGGCATCGTGGCCCTGCTGCCGCGCGCCGAGGTACAGGACAGCCCGTCCCGTCGCGGCAGCTCCCCCGACCTGCGGCGGTACGTCGTACTGATCGTCGCCTCGGCCGTCGGCGTGACCGGGTTCCTGACGTTCAACACCTACGTCACGCCGTTCCTGCTGGACATCACCGGGTTCTCGTCCGGCGCGCTCGGTCCGATGCTGCTCGCCAGCGGAGCGGGCGGCCTGGCCGGGACGCTGATCGTCGGGCGCCTCCTCGACCGCTACCCGTGGGCTTCGACGGTCTGCCCGTTGGGGCTGATCACGGTCGGGCTGCTGGCGCTGTACGGGCTCGGCCAGTTCAAGATCGTGACGGTCGCGCTGATCGCGGTGATCGGCCTGGCGTTCAGCGGGCTTGCGGTCGCGGTCCAGAGCCGGACGCTCCAGGTCGCCCCGGGCAGCACCGACATCGCGTCGGCCGGGACGAGCTCGGCGTTCAACATCGGCATCGCGGCCGGCGCCTTCGTGGGCGGAGCGCTGATCGACACCACGACGGTCCGGGCCGTCGCGCTCGTCGGCGGCCTGCTGACCGCGGCGGCCGCTCTGGTGATGCTGTGCGAGCCCCTGGTGGCCCGGCGCCGCAGGGCCGTGCCAGAGTGCGCGCATGAGCTTTGTGAAGAGCCGGCCTGA
- a CDS encoding AraC family transcriptional regulator, translated as MDQLLRFEAHAFGRPYHAARVRIPARARDTELHTHADFHEFMGVVSGSGEHLLTSGVEQLRAGDVVLVRPSDRHAVRGSAPDGLEFVNVAFPSSIWQGFLDLTRTATWSSRGPVSFHQPAAVPVFERALDRFQDDPTTYDLLRFWIDVLDLLVPGDAGRPGVPDWLAKACTAMRAEDNLRGGVPRLLELAGVSAAHLSRSMRAAYGVTPTTFVTDLRLEHAASLLAATNTTIADVAARCGFSSQSYFTRCFTAAHALTPREFRHRSQRAFVP; from the coding sequence ATGGACCAGCTGCTGCGGTTCGAGGCGCACGCGTTCGGCCGGCCGTACCACGCGGCGCGGGTGCGGATCCCGGCGCGCGCCCGCGACACCGAGCTGCACACGCACGCCGACTTCCACGAGTTCATGGGCGTCGTGTCAGGCAGCGGCGAGCACCTGCTGACCAGCGGTGTCGAGCAGCTCCGCGCCGGCGACGTCGTCCTGGTCCGGCCGAGCGACCGGCACGCGGTCCGCGGCTCGGCGCCGGACGGGCTGGAGTTCGTCAACGTCGCGTTCCCGAGCTCGATCTGGCAGGGGTTCCTGGACCTCACCCGGACCGCGACCTGGTCGTCGCGCGGACCGGTGAGCTTCCACCAGCCGGCCGCCGTACCGGTCTTCGAGCGCGCCCTCGACCGCTTCCAGGACGACCCGACAACGTACGACCTGCTGCGTTTCTGGATCGACGTCCTCGACCTGCTGGTACCCGGCGACGCAGGACGTCCCGGCGTACCCGACTGGCTGGCCAAGGCGTGTACGGCGATGCGCGCCGAGGACAACCTCCGCGGCGGTGTCCCGCGGCTGCTCGAGCTCGCCGGCGTCAGCGCGGCGCACCTGTCCCGCTCGATGCGCGCGGCGTACGGCGTGACACCGACGACGTTCGTCACCGACCTGCGGCTCGAACACGCCGCCTCCTTGCTAGCGGCAACCAACACCACGATCGCCGACGTCGCGGCCCGCTGCGGCTTCAGCAGCCAGTCCTATTTCACCCGCTGCTTCACCGCGGCGCACGCCCTGACGCCGCGCGAGTTCAGGCATCGCTCCCAGCGTGCGTTCGTGCCGTGA